A segment of the Candidatus Neomarinimicrobiota bacterium genome:
TCGACCCCTTTCATGGCCTTCTTCAGTCCATAAGAGACTTCCCCCAGCTTTGTCGGGTCATTGTAGTAGGTTACTCCGGCGACAATTGCCTTTCCCCTCGCAGGGGGATCCTCAGATTTGAAGATTCCGGATCCTACAAAGACGCTTTCAGCCCCAAGTTGCATCATTAGAGCGGTATCGGCGGGCGTGGCGATGCCTCCGGCAGCGAAGTTAGGCACAGGGAGTTTTCCCAATTTGGCCACCTGTTTCACCAGACTGTAGGGAGCCCCCAATTCCTTGGCTTTTGCCATCATTTCCTCTTCGCCAAGAACCGTCAATTCCCTTATCTGATCCTGGACACTTCTCATATGCCTCACAGCTTCCACGATGTTTCCACTTCCCGCCTCTCCTTTGGTCCGGATCAGCGCAGCTCCCTCGCCGATCCTTCGAAGGGCTTCACCGAGATCCCGGCATCCACAGACGAACGGAACCTTGAAAGGGTGCTTGTTGATGTGATGAGCTTCATCGGCAGGAGTCAATACTTCACTTTCATCGATAAAATCAACACCGATGGCCTCCAGAATCTGTGCCTCGGCAAAGTGACCTATGCGGCATTTTGCCATCACCGGTATGGACACTTCCTTCTGAATGGTCTCAATCATCTTGAGGTCTGACATCCGGGCAATGCCCCCCTCCTCGCGAATGTCCGCCGGTATCCGCTCCAAGGCCATAATCGCCACGGCACCCGCATCCTCTGCGATCTTCGCTTGCTCGACGGTTGTGACATCCATAATGACACCACCTTTGAGCATCTCAGCAAGACCGACCTTGACCTCAAATGATCCCTTTTCCATCTTTCCTCACCTCCTCGACTTGTGCCGAAATTTCTTCAATGGTTGTCTTGACTTCCTCAATCAAATAATCGGGTGTCGACGCACCCGCCGAGATGCCGACCCTCTCCGCTACTGAAAGCCAGGAAGAGTCGATCTCATCTGAGGAATTCACCTGATATGTATTTGGATTAATCTCCCGGGCAAGCTCGGTCAGCCGCTTGGAATTCGCGCTTGTAAATGATCCGATAATGATCATGACATCACTATCCCGGGCCAGTTCCTTGATTTGTTGCTGATTGCGCTTCGTGGGATAACATATGGTATTGATAAAGTGGAGATCATACACCTTGGTCATCAAAATGTTGACAATCGCCTGAACGTTTTCGATGGTCTGAGTCGACTGGCTCACCACTCCTGCCTTCTTCATCTTGCGAAGCCCCTGGGCCTCCTCAGGCGTAGCCACAATGACGGGATCCTTCACCTGGCTCGCAATCCCAACGACCTCGTCATGTCCGTGATCTCCAATGATAATGATGGGACGGCCCTCTTTTTCGAGACTCTGAACCTCACTGTGTATCTCCTGGACGAGGGGGCAGGTGGCATCAATAATGTTCATGCCCTTCTCCTGGGCTTTGGAC
Coding sequences within it:
- the pdxS gene encoding pyridoxal 5'-phosphate synthase lyase subunit PdxS; translation: MEKGSFEVKVGLAEMLKGGVIMDVTTVEQAKIAEDAGAVAIMALERIPADIREEGGIARMSDLKMIETIQKEVSIPVMAKCRIGHFAEAQILEAIGVDFIDESEVLTPADEAHHINKHPFKVPFVCGCRDLGEALRRIGEGAALIRTKGEAGSGNIVEAVRHMRSVQDQIRELTVLGEEEMMAKAKELGAPYSLVKQVAKLGKLPVPNFAAGGIATPADTALMMQLGAESVFVGSGIFKSEDPPARGKAIVAGVTYYNDPTKLGEVSYGLKKAMKGV
- the ispH gene encoding 4-hydroxy-3-methylbut-2-enyl diphosphate reductase, which produces MKITIAKDAGYCFGVRDAVSLAYENASHNGEVFMLGHIVHNERVVKDLSEAGTRVVENLDNVPEKAPVLFRAHGTAAAIWSKAQEKGMNIIDATCPLVQEIHSEVQSLEKEGRPIIIIGDHGHDEVVGIASQVKDPVIVATPEEAQGLRKMKKAGVVSQSTQTIENVQAIVNILMTKVYDLHFINTICYPTKRNQQQIKELARDSDVMIIIGSFTSANSKRLTELAREINPNTYQVNSSDEIDSSWLSVAERVGISAGASTPDYLIEEVKTTIEEISAQVEEVRKDGKGII